In Ketobacter sp. MCCC 1A13808, the sequence CAACAAGACGGAACAAAGCGATCTCACCGTAGACAACACCGACAATAACGGCGCGGGCGAGGAAGACAACGACCAAGACAACACAGTCGATGAGGATATTGCGCAACCCATTAATTTACTCAATAGTACCGTTGCCCCCGGCACCTTCCGGACTTTGCACTGGTCTCCGGGATTATCCATGAGTAGCCTGAATACACCTGTTCCGGTACTGGTGGCTCACGGCGCACATATTGGGCCAGTAATGTGCCTAACCTCCGCCATTCACGGAGATGAGCTCAATGGTATCGAAATTGTCCGCCGTGTCTTGCACAAAATTGAACCAGAAAACCTGAACGGCACAGTCATCGGGATGCCAATTGTTAATCTAGACGGATTCCGCCGCGCTTCCCGATACATGAGTGACCGCCGTGATCTCAACCGCTATTTTCCTGGCAACCCCAACGGCAGCTATGCCTCCCGCGTTGCCCAATCGCTATTTCATAAAGTGATCCTGAACTGCGATTATCTGGTTGATATTCATACTGGCTCATTCTTGCGTACCAACCTGACCCAACTACGAGGCGACTTGAATAATCCGGGCATTCTTGAGTTCAGCAGACACTTTGGAGGCATGAGCGTGCTGCATCACAGCGGTGGCAGCGGCACCTTACGCAGAGCGGCTTCTGATTCAGGCATTCCTGCGGTTACCATGGAAACCGGAGGGCCTCATGCGCTGGATAAAAAAGCCGTGGATGACGGATCGAAAGGCGTCCAAAACATGCTGCACAACTTAGGCATGTACCAAACGGTACGTCTGTGGTTAATTCCACAACCGGTGTTTTACCACTCCACCTGGGTTCGATCACAACAGGGCGGAATTATGTTATCCAAAGTGGATCTGGATCAGAAGGTTTCGAAAGGACAGATTTTAGGCAGAGTGGTTGATCCAATTACCAACACCAGCAGCGATATTGTATCGCCTCTCAATGGCATCGTACTGGGAAAAGCCTTTGACCAGGTCGTCAGCCCCGGTTTCGCGACCTTTCATATCGGCATCATTACCACCGAAGACCAGTTAACTACCCCCATTCCGGTTCA encodes:
- a CDS encoding succinylglutamate desuccinylase/aspartoacylase family protein, translated to MKISNSLLCVLLFISAHIQPLFANEMDPEEPAPLPVEAHVPINKTEQSDLTVDNTDNNGAGEEDNDQDNTVDEDIAQPINLLNSTVAPGTFRTLHWSPGLSMSSLNTPVPVLVAHGAHIGPVMCLTSAIHGDELNGIEIVRRVLHKIEPENLNGTVIGMPIVNLDGFRRASRYMSDRRDLNRYFPGNPNGSYASRVAQSLFHKVILNCDYLVDIHTGSFLRTNLTQLRGDLNNPGILEFSRHFGGMSVLHHSGGSGTLRRAASDSGIPAVTMETGGPHALDKKAVDDGSKGVQNMLHNLGMYQTVRLWLIPQPVFYHSTWVRSQQGGIMLSKVDLDQKVSKGQILGRVVDPITNTSSDIVSPLNGIVLGKAFDQVVSPGFATFHIGIITTEDQLTTPIPVQVDEPALQTPPEPKVEVPMSPSETADQLQDMGS